The nucleotide window GGAGGTATGTCAGCCATCGGCAACCCGGCCATCGCGGAGTCGAGCGAGTCGAGGAACCCTTCGGGGCTGAGTACCTCCTCGTCGCGACTCCGGTGCACGAGTGCGACGAACGCCTGGTCCGACTCAATCGGCGGCGACGGCGGACCGACCAGTTCGATCAGATCTTGAAGTCGTTGCGCTGCAATCAGGTCCGTCGGCACGGCGGGGTCGACGAGCACACGGATCGCCACCATGACGTACCGCGACCTGCATTCGAGACGGTGACCGGCGTGCGCGAGGCCCGACCCTCGGGTCAGCCGCAGGGGCGGCATCGTCGCGCCGTGCGTCCGGAACCCCATCACGGCCGCCGTCGACGAGTCCGCCTCCCCGACCTGCACGCTGTAGTAGCGACTGCCGAAGTCGGGCAGCCGCAGTTCGAAGTCCCCGGAGTCGAGGTCGAGAAAGGCCAGCGAGTAGAGGGTGTCGACGTTGGGCGCGACGCCCGCCGTCAAGGTGTGGTCGGACAGGCGACGCTGATGCCCGAGCTGGTTGAGCGGCGCGCCTGCCGAGGTCGGCGGCCGCGGCGCGAGCGGGTCGAGCGGGCACGTGAAGCGAAGACGCAGTCGCTGCGCGAAGACCAACGGATAGCCCCAGATCTGTAGATCCCGGGCCGTCTCCACCACGGCAGACGAGTGAAACGTGGTCATGATTGACTCCCGTCAGGGTAGTTGAAGTAAGTTCACTTCAGTAAGTAGGTTTGATGAGCGGGTTCGACGAGGGAGTGACGTTGCCGCAGAACCAGACACCCACAGCCCGCCGCCGACCCCGGTGGGTGTACGCCGCTGGAAGGGAACCGGATGCCCGGTTCAGCCTCGCGAACGAGCGAACGTACCTTGCCTGGATCCGGACATCGCTGGCGCTCATGGCCGCCGGCGTCGCGTTGCAGGCCTTCGAGATCGGGGGCGGTTCCGTCGCGGGCGTCGTGGCGTCGTTGCTCCTCCTCGGCACATCCATCTGGTTGCCAGTGCAGGCGTGGTGGAGTTGGGCACGCACCGAACGACAGTTGCGGCGGGAGCGCCCCCTTCCCGCACCGCACATGACGGTGCCGCTCTCGGTGCTTCTCGCCGTCATCGGCTCTCTCGTGATCTGGGCGGTTCTCGGATGACCGCGGCGGGGGCGCCTCCACCCCGGATCACCGATGGTGGAC belongs to Gordonia sp. KTR9 and includes:
- a CDS encoding DUF1214 domain-containing protein; the encoded protein is MTTFHSSAVVETARDLQIWGYPLVFAQRLRLRFTCPLDPLAPRPPTSAGAPLNQLGHQRRLSDHTLTAGVAPNVDTLYSLAFLDLDSGDFELRLPDFGSRYYSVQVGEADSSTAAVMGFRTHGATMPPLRLTRGSGLAHAGHRLECRSRYVMVAIRVLVDPAVPTDLIAAQRLQDLIELVGPPSPPIESDQAFVALVHRSRDEEVLSPEGFLDSLDSAMAGLPMADIPPWVVEARLRLRKSLADDATGDGRALVARGLAAGLDRIAQHVSALGRTVNGWAINESGTDFGDDHLLRAAVAHSQIYVNPAAEAVYPVCETDDLGRSLTGAHRYSITFAPDDLPPADHFWSLTMYHRRGLLCENVIGRHAITDRTPGLRTSRDGTLALLIQNASPSFAANWLPCPPDEFRVMLRLYGPRDVSWAPPAIVRIG
- a CDS encoding YidH family protein → MSGFDEGVTLPQNQTPTARRRPRWVYAAGREPDARFSLANERTYLAWIRTSLALMAAGVALQAFEIGGGSVAGVVASLLLLGTSIWLPVQAWWSWARTERQLRRERPLPAPHMTVPLSVLLAVIGSLVIWAVLG